One Eremothecium cymbalariae DBVPG#7215 chromosome 2, complete sequence DNA window includes the following coding sequences:
- the THI2 gene encoding Thi2p (similar to Ashbya gossypii AFL033W) translates to MAHTGTSCSKSTKNPGETGGITPAGASLKALPKSKARSFTGCWACRFKKRRCDERRPFCSLCTKHGDSCSYDVRLMWLQENMFRVSRKDGRLESEAAGTDGRRRERLSKKEFRQLTQFRGHGGDNRALEQQQRQRETQTVGQVGESISRSARREQGEDESEEENRDSFTISVRRLKVYDNAVRVIHGTPRRFDARYVEEQLERNLKKLDAGHIGQAGPYSAIWFERFKGRVDKGRVRSMGSVGGKDGSVGGRGAGCTGTSCDSCGRQVGEQVGKEDRQLLAAFFPEHWNMLISKFNNTVLQNTEYVKWLSGHVQSLAANEMELPRELLRELMSTRNIDIRKWLQRVEMRSTEIRSVCYLLLMLKTDAPELNTKVRNWLVSCGRLPFSAYPLIVGVLTSIHSYNYDDASIEALINCENLVDCVGSTDVLQGQFTCSIKSDICRNMVAFCSGQLLEAYARAAPDVAGIEMQLKYWEFQLKQIEQVYNDTYTSTNTSTADAMASNVAKVAT, encoded by the coding sequence ATGGCGCACACTGGTACATCATGCAGCAAAAGCACTAAAAATCCGGGCGAAACTGGTGGCATTACACCTGCGGGAGCGAGTTTGAAAGCGTTACCGAAATCGAAGGCAAGAAGTTTCACGGGGTGTTGGGCGTGTCGTTTCAAAAAGCGACGTTGTGACGAACGTAGGCCATTCTGCAGCTTATGCACGAAGCATGGTGACTCTTGTTCATACGATGTCCGACTGATGTGGCTGCAGGAAAACATGTTTCGAGTTTCGCGGAAGGACGGGCGGCTAGAGAGCGAGGCGGCGGGGACAGACGGGCGCCGGCGGGAAAGGTTATCTAAGAAGGAATTCCGTCAACTTACGCAATTCCGCGGGCATGGGGGGGACAATAGAGCGCTcgagcagcagcagcggcagcgCGAGACGCAGACGGTAGGGCAGGTGGGTGAGAGTATTAGTCGGTCTGCGAGGAGAGAGCAGGGTGAAGATGAGAGTGAGGAGGAAAATAGAGATAGTTTTACTATTAGTGTTCGAAGACTTAAGGTGTATGATAATGCGGTGAGGGTTATTCACGGGACGCCTCGGAGGTTTGATGCGCGGTACGTGGAGGAGCAGTTGGAGCggaatttgaagaagttggatGCCGGGCATATTGGACAGGCGGGGCCTTATAGCGCTATTTGGTTCGAGCGGTTTAAGGGGCGTGTGGATAAAGGCAGGGTCAGGTCGATGGGGAGTGTAGGAGGTAAGGACGGTAGTGTCGGGGGACGGGGCGCGGGATGCACTGGCACGAGTTGTGACAGTTGTGGACGGCAGGTTGGGGAGCAGGTTGGTAAGGAGGACAGACAGTTGTTGGCGGCATTTTTCCCAGAGCATTGGAACATGTTGATATCGAAGTTCAACAATACGGTTTTGCAGAATACGGAGTATGTGAAGTGGTTGTCGGGGCATGTGCAGAGTTTGGCGGCGAATGAGATGGAGTTGCCGAGAGAACTATTGAGAGAGCTGATGAGTACAAGGAATATTGATATACGGAAGTGGCTACAACGAGTTGAGATGAGAAGTACGGAGATACGTTCTGTTTGTTATCTGTTGTTAATGCTGAAAACGGATGCGCCGGAATTGAACACCAAGGTTAGAAACTGGCTTGTTTCATGCGGTCGGCTGCCATTTAGTGCATATCCGTTGATTGTGGGGGTACTTACGTCTATTCATTCCTATAATTATGATGATGCATCTATAGAGGCGTTGATTAATTGTGAGAATCTGGTCGACTGTGTTGGGTCCACGGACGTGTTACAAGGTCAGTTTACATGCTCTATTAAATCAGATATATGCCGGAACATGGTGGCTTTTTGTTCCGGGCAGCTGCTGGAGGCGTATGCTCGTGCAGCTCCAGATGTTGCAGGTATTGAGATGCAGTTAAAGTATTGGGAGtttcaattaaaacaaattgagCAAGTATATAATGATACGTACACTAGCACCAATACCAGTACCGCAGATGCTATGGCATCAAATGTTGCGAAGGTGGCTACGTAG
- the ARC1 gene encoding Arc1p (similar to Ashbya gossypii AFL032C), translated as MSSLTSKFEGLSISSPPLGKEQLAYQAQWTSVLKTGEVRAKLKELNLFLRDSTFLAATGTPVKLDVEYFEATLPVIKEIVNSSKDVQENCGKYRHVIRWVLFLQNLLEVEESERLVVPEGMELPREVIEKKKKELAGKGSAGATAGADKKASSSGKQQQPRGKPDEATLAKLREEAKAKKAAKKAAAAEQQGKAGEEAPAKIYPSAIDFRVGFIQKAIKHPDADSLYVSTIDVGEAEGPRTVCSGLVKSYPLEAMQERFVVVVCNLKPVNMRGIKSAAMVLCGSNETKVELVEPPANSKPGDKVFFEGFGDEEPLKQLNPKKKIWEQLQPHFSTNDELEVIFQDEQDKDMPVRKLTNSKGETFKVASIVKGSVN; from the coding sequence ATGTCAAGTTTGACCAGTAAATTCGAAGGACTTTCTATTAGCTCGCCACCTCTTGGGAAGGAGCAATTGGCATATCAAGCACAGTGGACATCGGTTTTAAAGACTGGGGAGGTGCGTGCgaagttgaaggagttGAACTTGTTTCTTCGCGATAGTACGTTTCTTGCCGCTACGGGGACGCCTGTTAAGTTAGATGTGGAGTACTTTGAGGCTACGCTTCCTGTTATTAAGGAGATTGTGAATTCTTCCAAGGATGTTCAGGAGAACTGTGGGAAATACAGACATGTGATTCGGTGGGTCTTGTTCTTACAGAATTTGTTAGAAGTCGAGGAAAGTGAGAGGTTGGTTGTTCCTGAGGGTATGGAATTACCACGTGAGGTTAttgagaagaagaagaaggagttGGCTGGGAAGGGTTCGGCAGGAGCAACAGCGGGTGCGGATAAAAAGGCATCTTCCTCTgggaagcagcagcagcctcGGGGTAAGCCCGATGAGGCTACATTAGCGAAGTTGAGGGAGGAAGCGAAGGCCAAGAAGGCTGCCAAGAAGGCAGCTGCTGCAGAACAGCAAGGAAAGGCTGGTGAAGAAGCACCAGCAAAGATTTATCCATCGGCAATTGACTTCCGTGTTGGTTTTATCCAGAAGGCCATTAAGCACCCTGATGCTGATTCTCTATAtgtttcaacaattgaTGTTGGGGAAGCTGAGGGACCTAGAACTGTGTGTTCTGGTCTTGTAAAGAGCTATCCTTTAGAAGCTATGCAAGAGCGGttcgttgttgttgtctGTAACTTGAAACCTGTGAATATGAGAGGTATCAAATCTGCTGCAATGGTTCTTTGTGGATCTAACGAAACGAAAGTTGAGCTTGTGGAGCCACCTGCTAATAGCAAGCCTGGTGATAAagtcttttttgaaggatttggTGATGAGGAACCattaaaacaattaaaccccaaaaagaaaatatggGAGCAGTTGCAACCCCATTTTTCTACCAACGACGAGTTGGAGGTCATTTTCCAAGATGAACAAGACAAAGATATGCCTGTAAGAAAACTCACCAACTCTAAAGGCGAAACATTTAAGGTTGCTTCAATTGTTAAGGGTAGTgttaattaa
- the ERT1 gene encoding Ert1p (similar to Ashbya gossypii AFL031W): protein MVSTALGVSVKRRKKTNIACINCSKSHVTCESKRPCSQCIKKGLDVTCVNAPRKRRKYLADVPEDQLPVPLKQLEEEGEGGGEETTILAEMSNGLVVTHMDAGNESQFRDREHQFQDQDRIVHKPRFLSSAANLEYSTLSDIIHQDTLLNKIPVSLLYNGTDSSTPSPDAFTTSHANNISPREQQQRSVSQLTMGRPMSGLMNDVSTGRYALGNLLGPHTEEILCSNVDIMKVHFPLIPTEVTDDTLDFKRLLQSANIPQKFRYDKSVNQHFLSLDCTLPEVGNIGKGLDAGGRSLSFSVESKSPDEHLVQYRPDWPHSLRYGTPMEIYTLVSEPFSHTSGFHSLLKYLHSRFGRRDLVDMCRSIAEFRPIFIASAVDLTEEDMIFMEQSYQRTLLEYDKFISQIGTPTCVWRRNGQISYLNDEFSVLTGWTREELLNKMTFIVELMDDSSVREYFKTFSKVAYKDFKGFEQMETCTLLTPIKGRSINCCCMWTWKRDVFGMPMMIVGHFLPIIPIPVAIKHSTLSTSELDIDDIEPKVKNKEGIHPSSSI, encoded by the coding sequence ATGGTGTCAACAGCGTTGGGCGTAAGTGTTAAGAGAAGGAAGAAGACTAATATTGCGTGTATAAACTGTTCCAAGTCGCATGTAACATGTGAGAGTAAAAGGCCTTGTTCTCAATGTATTAAGAAAGGTTTAGATGTGACGTGCGTGAATGCGCCTAGGAAGCGGCGTAAGTATCTAGCAGATGTTCCAGAAGATCAGCTTCCAGTTCCACTTAAGCAGTTGGAAGAGGAAGGGGAGGGGGGCGGGGAAGAGACAACGATTCTGGCGGAGATGTCTAATGGGCTAGTGGTAACACATATGGATGCAGGTAATGAGAGCCAGTTTAGAGACCGTGAACACCAGTTTCAGGATCAGGATCGAATTGTTCATAAGCCGAGGTTTCTCTCTAGTGCGGCAAATCTGGAGTATTCTACTTTATCGGATATCATACATCAGGATACTTTACTGAATAAAATCCCTGTAAGTTTGTTATATAACGGCACAGATTCATCTACTCCATCTCCAGATGCCTTTACAACTAGTCATgctaataatatttcaccCCGAGAACAACAGCAGCGTTCTGTTTCACAACTTACAATGGGTAGGCCAATGTCTGGATTAATGAATGACGTCTCGACCGGTCGGTATGCTCTAGGAAACTTACTTGGTCCACATACTGAAGAAATATTGTGTTCTAATGTCGATATAATGAAAGTTCATTTTCCGTTGATACCAACGGAAGTAACTGATGATACGCTCGATTTCAAACGCCTGTTACAATCGGCGAACATACCACAGAAGTTCAGATATGATAAATCTGTTAACCAGCATTTCTTATCGTTGGATTGCACGTTGCCTGAAGTCGGAAATATAGGTAAGGGCTTGGATGCTGGTGGGAGATCCCTCAGTTTTTCAGTTGAAAGCAAATCTCCAGATGAGCATTTGGTGCAGTATCGCCCAGATTGGCCCCACTCCCTCCGCTATGGTACACCGATGgagatatatacattaGTTTCCGAACCGTTCAGTCATACATCAGGCTTCCACTCCTTACTCAAGTATCTTCACAGCAGATTCGGACGCCGGGATTTGGTTGACATGTGTAGGTCCATCGCAGAATTTAGACCTATATTCATCGCTTCGGCTGTGGATCTTACAGAAGAAGACATGATATTCATGGAACAGAGCTATCAACGCACATTGCTCGAATACGATAAATTTATTTCACAAATTGGCACTCCAACTTGTGTTTGGCGTAGAAACGGCCAAATCTCATATCTAAATGACGAATTTAGTGTGTTAACTGGCTGGACCCGCGAAGAGCTCCTTAACAAAATGACATTCATAGTAGAGCTCATGGATGACTCCAGCGTCAGAGAGTACTTTAAAACTTTTAGCAAAGTAGCTTacaaagattttaaagGCTTTGAACAAATGGAAACTTGCACGCTGTTAACACCGATTAAAGGAAGATCCATAAACTGTTGTTGCATGTGGACATGGAAACGAGACGTCTTTGGTATGCCTATGATGATCGTTGGTCACTTTCTGCCTATCATACCCATCCCAGTAGCAATAAAGCATAGTACCctttcaacttctgaaTTAGATATCGACGATATAGAACCCAAAGTGAAGAACAAAGAAGGGATCCACCCCTCATCTTCTATCTGA
- the MLC1 gene encoding Mlc1p (similar to Ashbya gossypii AFL030C) yields the protein MSRINKDIFTLFDKQAKGSIGKGQLGDYLRAIGYNPTNALIHEIGGKLPERLTLEDIGSVEKSYGKELEATTEGKMEDFIKAFQVFDKENTGKVTVGDIRYMLTGLGERLTDEEVDELMKGVEVDSEGGVDYKKFIEDVLRQ from the coding sequence ATGTCAAGGATCAATAAGGATATATTTACATTGTTTGATAAGCAAGCCAAGGGCTCGATTGGGAAAGGGCAGTTAGGAGATTATTTGAGAGCTATTGGGTATAATCCTACGAACGCATTGATCCATGAGATAGGGGGTAAGCTTCCCGAGCGGTTAACATTAGAGGACATTGGAAGTGTTGAGAAGAGCTACGGGAAGGAGTTGGAGGCTACTACGGAGGGCAAGATGGAGGATTTCATCAAGGCATTCCAGGTTTTTGATAAGGAAAACACAGGGAAGGTAACTGTTGGAGATATTAGGTATATGTTGACGGGTCTTGGGGAGCGGTTGACTGATGAGGAGGTGGACGAGTTGATGAAGGGCGTTGAAGTGGACTCTGAGGGGGGGGTGGACTACAAAAAGTTCATTGAGGACGTTTTAAGACAATGA
- a CDS encoding uncharacterized protein (similar to Ashbya gossypii AFL029W), which produces MFRFVQQTQVLKGRVPNQIVSASRNSFHPQNSLRFNSAVTLDKSASQEPQSSGSYGSGSGTSPQLQQTVKKVRSLRKNVKLNSNNNGKFRTSPESPWFHKVCAFDEYVNQSMETSLRHRSDGLPPVQSTLFWDSIGKAMSLYRELTLSPELKPYRVSKLVNLLHLGLKVNRSQLTSMNKKPDYDSQSFHKEMTNYLCDSLREISGDILAQRVAVSEFGALHLLESFKELLLHEETVSTWQSAVNSADHNIVELFMKPSVVGVVLPLLYENGTSYEEIQILYEKSAATNKKQAYLDPGLTLGMIKASLAAGETEKALKLFQDICETNSNGISRTVITGTHLAFIGECKDLSVAKTFFERALADGLPYKMNLQVSSVKLLLQNIWGQTRDFQQVSEIWERASRYYGRNVSHGISSSLNSKFFSIFFEHFLLDRVNGASRLRELIAAYNNIKPIDEPFFNIILTKCTVWGDRDIIEAIENSYDIYHIPKTIVTYRILLKAMGSIDVSNEEIHKKWIQLVTKADAIGQNYIANADWAALRDATVAYVHNQTNSVSREHGVLLKSTYEDYNPALEAANASGAFDLDINSQRPPNNLSEQHQQSLKKVDDRIELYYKIVKRYSPYCRDNKQYTRISSGVAANFPVAQPYVSKLAGMDVSDTYIPSFKNFRHNL; this is translated from the coding sequence ATGTTTAGGTTTGTACAGCAAACACAAGTGCTTAAGGGTAGGGTGCCTAACCAAATCGTATCAGCGTCGCGGAATTCGTTTCATCCGCAGAACTCGTTGCGGTTTAACAGTGCGGTGACATTGGATAAGTCTGCTTCGCAGGAACCCCAAAGCAGTGGTTCTTATGGCTCAGGATCTGGCACAAGTCCTCAGTTGCAGCAGACTGTGAAGAAGGTACGTTCGTTGAGAAAAAATGTAAAGTTGaacagtaataataatggcaAGTTCCGTACGTCGCCTGAGTCGCCTTGGTTTCATAAGGTGTGTGCCTTTGATGAGTATGTGAATCAGTCTATGGAAACATCTTTACGGCATCGTTCTGACGGGTTACCGCCAGTTCAATCGACATTGTTTTGGGATTCTATCGGGAAAGCGATGAGTCTTTATCGAGAATTGACACTGAGTCCAGAATTGAAGCCTTATAGAGTGTCAAAGTTGGTGAATTTGTTGCATCTTGGTCTGAAGGTTAACCGAAGCCAACTTACTAGTATGAACAAGAAGCCAGATTACGATTCACAGTCTTTCCACAAAGAGATGACGAACTATCTGTGTGATTCGCTGCGAGAGATATCGGGGGATATACTCGCACAACGTGTAGCGGTATCTGAATTTGGTGCTTTGCACCTCCTAGAATCATTCAAAGAGTTACTGCTTCATGAAGAAACTGTTTCTACTTGGCAATCTGCTGTCAACTCCGCAGATCATAATATCGTCGAACTCTTTATGAAGCCAAGTGTTGTTGGAGTGGTGCTGCCACTTCTTTATGAAAATGGCACATCATATGAGGAAATCCAAATTTTGTATGAGAAGTCCGCAGCCACGAACAAAAAGCAAGCCTACTTGGACCCTGGCTTAACTTTGGGGATGATAAAAGCGTCCTTAGCAGCTGGAGAAACTGAAAAGGCACTGAAATTGTTTCAGGATATTTGCGAAACTAATTCTAATGGCATTTCCAGAACGGTGATTACAGGCACTCATTTGGCGTTCATTGGAGAATGTAAGGACTTGTCTGTTGCTAAAACCTTTTTTGAAAGGGCTTTAGCTGATGGGTTACCCTACAAGATGAATTTACAGGTTTCTTCTGTCAAACTGTTGTTGCAGAACATCTGGGGCCAAACTCGGGACTTTCAACAAGTTTCTGAGATTTGGGAAAGGGCTTCCAGATACTACGGTAGGAATGTATCGCATGGTATTTCATCCTCACTTAATTCGAAgttcttttcaatattcttTGAACACTTCCTCCTTGATAGGGTCAATGGCGCTTCTCGCCTACGGGAGCTAATTGCTGCTTACAATAACATAAAGCCAATAGATGAGccttttttcaatattatctTAACTAAGTGTACAGTTTGGGGTGACCGTGATATTATTGAGGCAATTGAAAATTCTTATGACATCTACCATATTCCAAAGACAATTGTCACATATAGAATTTTGTTAAAGGCCATGGGCTCTATTGACGTTTCTAACGAAGAAATTCATAAAAAATGGATACAGTTAGTTACTAAGGCTGATGCGATAGGTCAGAATTATATCGCAAATGCTGATTGGGCAGCTCTAAGAGACGCTACTGTCGCATATGTTCATAATCAAACAAATTCAGTCTCTCGAGAACACGGAGTATTGTTAAAGTCCACATATGAGGATTACAATCCAGCTTTGGAAGCAGCTAACGCGTCCGGTGCGTTTGACTTAGATATCAATTCTCAAAGACCTCCAAATAATCTTTCAgaacaacatcaacaatCACTCAAGAAAGTCGATGATAGAATTGAATTATACTACAAAATTGTTAAACGTTACAGCCCTTACTGTCGTGACAATAAGCAGTATACTCGTATATCAAGTGGTGTAGCTGCAAATTTCCCTGTGGCCCAACCGTATGTGTCCAAATTAGCCGGCATGGACGTTTCAGACACCTATATTCCATCGTTTAAGAACTTCCGCCACAACTTgtga
- a CDS encoding uncharacterized protein (similar to Saccharomyces cerevisiae YGL108C) — translation MGLCASKDHLKKEVRVVNQKKPTKKNQKKPAKTSKAGSTSKPHIRKTPTKEHNPSESTVSKGKKLSEITTVEDTQLTPREAAKKAAEERINKQKEKLEKGELGRRLANERAKSGRNLLQESIRNHQIQKISE, via the coding sequence ATGGGATTATGTGCCAGCAAAgatcatttaaaaaaggaagtACGAGTGGTTAATCAGAAGAAACCTACCAAGAAGAATCAGAAGAAACCTGCTAAGACATCTAAAGCGGGCTCAACATCTAAGCCACATATTAGAAAAACTCCAACAAAAGAGCATAACCCTTCGGAAAGCACTGTTTCAAAAGGTAAAAAGCTCTCTGAGATTACTACGGTTGAGGATACTCAGTTGACACCTAGGGAAGCAGCCAAAAAAGCAGCTGAAGAAAGGATAAATAAgcaaaaggaaaagttaGAGAAGGGAGAATTGGGACGAAGATTGGCCAACGAACGTGCAAAATCTGGACGGAATTTACTACAGGAGAGTATACGTAATCATCAGATTCAGAAGATATCAGAGTAG
- the PRP5 gene encoding DEAD-box RNA helicase PRP5 (similar to Ashbya gossypii AFL027C), translating to MSAIDDKKAAERQERLIKWKHKKQEQDILKQKNGHNSENEGRSITAAQGNPDGTIEMKDADKMAERRKKLEMWKRKRQEQDALKNRSNDNVERVSIAKTGERVPVVTRKSTSEARDIEDVGEGPNGYNSHSGKKSSRIGWNSKKQTKKRSIFDDSDDEIEPSKLKLFKPGTEIRTESKVEEETEDTLEAFMKSLDVKENKLQNVTEVFYQDDEDTVTFDFNRTESESGTEFVRIAKIKARKQLKTVHYSKADLEPFVKNLYHEPEEICLMTDEEMADLRLSLDNTTVKGLNCPGPITKWTHLGLTSDVMDLLVKEFQFNFPTPIQSQAIPAIMSGRDIIGISKTGSGKTVSFLLPLLRQIKSQRPLRVGETGPIGLLLAPTRELAVQIHEEVVKFTAANPRIKSICCTGGSEIKKQINDIKRGIEIIVATPGRFIDLLSLNSGNLVNPKRIVFVVLDEADRLFDLGFEPQVNQIMKCIRPDKQCVLFSATFPTKLKSFASKILHNPIHITINSKSLINENIEQRVEIFGDEESKFKSLLHWLVPTQTREVDEKTIIFVSSQQICDFLSNRLEVNGLGTFSIHAGKPFNERTWNLRSFKETKNGILICTEVLSRGLNVPEVSLVLIYNAAKSFAQYVHTTGRTARGTNKGMAVTLLMNNELAASYILMKSMRDEEINKHHHATISKLQQMSDQFNEGLKTGEYRLAKGFGGKGLDHLDKVNEEKHTEERRHFDADSGTASNDISEPGQDVAVTEESQSVSVPRLDYSIKKMVNPDGTSTYFAHVQINDLPQVVRWEATKFTTLSSIKHETGCSITNKGRFYPSGQGPHDTTDEPKLYLLVESANDKDISLAIELLETKVREGVRKSNIQEIRSNKYTI from the coding sequence ATGAGCGCTATAGACGACAAAAAGGCAGCTGAGAGACAGGAGAGGTTGATTAAATGGAAACATAAGAAACAAGAGCAGGATATTTTGAAACAGAAAAATGGTCATAATTCAGAGAACGAAGGTCGTAGTATAACTGCAGCCCAGGGCAATCCTGATGGTACTATTGAGATGAAAGATGCAGATAAGATGGCAGAACGAAGAAAGAAGTTAGAAATGTGGAAACGAAAGAGGCAGGAACAAGATGCGTTGAAAAATAGAAGTAATGATAATGTTGAGAGAGTCTCAATTGCTAAGACTGGGGAGAGGGTACCGGTAGTGACAAGAAAATCCACATCGGAAGCTAGAGATATTGAGGACGTGGGTGAAGGACCAAATGGGTATAATTCCCATTCAGGTAAAAAATCAAGCAGGATTGGTTGGAACTCAAAGAAGCAAACGAAGAAAAGATcgatttttgatgatagtgatgatgagattgaACCGTCCAAGTTGAAATTATTTAAGCCGGGAACAGAGATCAGGACTGAATCAAAGGTAGAAGAGGAGACGGAGGACACCCTTGAGGCGTTTATGAAGTCCTTGGATGTTAAGGAAAATAAGTTGCAAAATGTAACGGAGGTTTTCTATCAAGATGACGAGGACACTGTCACATTTGACTTCAATCGGACTGAATCTGAATCTGGGACTGAATTTGTACGTATAGCTAAAATAAAGGCTCGAAAGCAACTAAAGACTGTTCATTATAGCAAAGCTGATTTAGAGCCATTTGTGAAGAATCTATACCATGAACCGGAAGAAATCTGTTTAATGACGGATGAGGAGATGGCCGACCTCAGACTAAGCTTGGATAATACTACTGTAAAAGGTCTCAATTGTCCGGGACCTATAACCAAGTGGACACATTTAGGCCTTACAAGTGATGTCATGGATTTACTTGTTAAGGAATTTCAATTTAACTTTCCCACACCAATTCAATCGCAAGCTATACCCGCCATTATGTCTGGAAGGGATATTATCGGTATTTCAAAGACTGGTTCGGGTAAAACTGTATCCTTTTTACTGCCACTATTGAGACAGATAAAATCACAACGTCCTCTTAGAGTTGGAGAAACAGGCCCTATAGGTTTATTGCTTGCTCCTACAAGGGAATTAGCAGTACAAATCCATGAAGAAGTTGTAAAATTCACCGCTGCTAATCCAAGAATTAAATCCATCTGTTGTACTGGTGGTTCAGAGATAAAAAAGCAAATCAATGATATCAAAAGGGGTATTGAAATTATTGTTGCTACGCCAGGCCGTTTCATTGATCTATTAAGTCTAAATTCCGGTAATTTGGTGAACCCGAAAAGGATAGTTTTTGTAGTTTTGGATGAAGCGGACAGGCTATTTGATCTAGGTTTTGAACCGCAAGTAAATCAAATCATGAAATGTATCCGGCCTGACAAGCAATGCGTTTTATTCAGCGCTACATTTCCTACAAAGCTGAAAAGTTTTGCATCCAAGATTTTGCATAATCCAATACACATAACCATAAATTCTAAATCTTTAATTAATGAGAATATTGAACAACGagttgaaatatttggagATGAAGAGAGTAAATTTAAGTCTCTATTACACTGGCTAGTGCCAACACAAACTCGtgaagttgatgaaaaGACAATTATATTCGTATCCAGTCAGCAAATATGTGATTTTCTATCAAATCGACTAGAAGTAAATGGGCTTGGCACTTTTTCCATTCATGCTGGTAAGCCGTTCAATGAAAGAACTTGGAACTTGCGAAGCTTcaaagaaaccaaaaatgGCATTTTAATCTGTACAGAGGTACTATCTAGAGGTTTGAACGTACCTGAGGTTTCCCTTGTTCTAATTTACAATGCAGCAAAATCATTTGCGCAATATGTTCATACAACTGGAAGAACCGCCAGAGGTACTAACAAAGGCATGGCAGTAACATTATTAATGAACAACGAATTGGCAGCGTcttatatattaatgaaGTCTATGCGTGATGAGGAAATAAACAAGCACCATCACGCAACAATTTCCAAGTTGCAACAAATGAGTGATCAGTTTAATGAAGGGTTAAAAACCGGCGAATATCGGTTGGCAAAGGGTTTTGGAGGAAAAGGCTTAGATCATTTGGATAAGGTTAATGAGGAGAAGCATACAGAAGAACGCAGACATTTTGATGCTGATTCTGGTACTGCTTCTAACGATATATCCGAGCCGGGACAAGATGTCGCTGTTACTGAAGAATCACAGAGTGTCTCTGTCCCAAGGTTAGATtattcaataaaaaaaatggttaATCCGGATGGTACATCAACATATTTTGCACACGTCCAGATTAATGACTTGCCTCAAGTGGTTAGATGGGAAGCTACCAAGTTCACAACGTTGTCTTCTATAAAACATGAAACGGGTTGTAGCATAACCAACAAAGGACGTTTTTATCCCAGTGGACAAGGGCCACATGATACAACCGATGAACCGAAACTCTATTTGCTGGTTGAATCTGCAAATGACAAGGACATATCCTTAGCAATTGAGCTTTTGGAAACTAAAGTCAGAGAGGGAGTACGTAAATCAAACATTCAAGAGATTAGATCGAACAAATACACTATATAA